In Nocardia sp. NBC_00403, one DNA window encodes the following:
- a CDS encoding ferredoxin — protein MELEVDRERCIGAGMCALTAPGVFDQDTEDGRVVPLDLTPAPEREPAVREAAQVCPSGAITIVSDD, from the coding sequence ATGGAACTCGAGGTGGACCGGGAGCGCTGCATCGGCGCCGGCATGTGCGCACTGACCGCCCCCGGAGTATTCGACCAGGACACCGAGGACGGCCGGGTGGTGCCGCTGGACCTCACACCCGCGCCCGAGCGGGAGCCGGCCGTCCGAGAGGCCGCCCAGGTGTGCCCGTCCGGCGCGATCACCATCGTCTCCGACGACTAG
- a CDS encoding HEAT repeat domain-containing protein, whose product MSGDPDRQVGALIELIKLGDGAAVADILPLVGSRDVAVRSEAVRAIGYLGVAQVPVVGPVLVRMLSDSDEMVRNEAAEALGIVRYDLAVDVLVDLLRTETSWLVRASISEALGGYPGRATAALVGRVRDVEELGSVRRYAIGSLGRTGDLGRAEMSALAEEFGLDEEIGPQLRIAAYRSGDRSQLEGLTRDAARMEEDESARFLNDVEDMLRPPVPPTLSEDSMLIMTILDLVAMRWPLYSRQARHIRDQLPTA is encoded by the coding sequence ATGTCAGGTGATCCTGATCGGCAGGTCGGTGCGTTGATAGAATTGATCAAGCTCGGTGATGGTGCGGCTGTTGCCGACATTCTGCCGCTTGTCGGTTCGCGTGATGTCGCCGTTCGTAGTGAAGCGGTGCGGGCAATCGGATACCTGGGTGTGGCGCAGGTTCCGGTTGTCGGTCCGGTGCTGGTGCGGATGCTGTCGGATTCGGACGAGATGGTTCGCAACGAAGCGGCCGAGGCGCTCGGCATCGTTCGGTACGATCTCGCGGTCGACGTGCTCGTGGACCTGCTGCGCACCGAGACGTCGTGGCTGGTTCGCGCTTCGATCTCCGAGGCGTTGGGGGGCTATCCGGGGCGGGCGACCGCCGCACTGGTCGGGCGTGTGCGCGACGTTGAAGAACTCGGTTCGGTGCGGCGGTACGCGATTGGTTCACTGGGTCGTACCGGTGACCTGGGGCGTGCTGAAATGTCCGCTCTTGCTGAGGAATTCGGATTGGACGAGGAGATCGGACCGCAATTGCGAATCGCCGCCTATCGGTCAGGCGATCGATCGCAGTTAGAGGGGCTCACTCGCGACGCAGCTCGAATGGAAGAGGACGAATCGGCCCGCTTCCTCAACGACGTAGAGGATATGTTGCGGCCCCCGGTACCACCGACTTTGTCGGAGGACTCCATGCTCATCATGACCATCCTCGATCTGGTCGCGATGCGCTGGCCGCTGTACTCGCGGCAGGCCAGGCATATCCGCGACCAGCTGCCGACAGCTTGA
- a CDS encoding polymorphic toxin type 34 domain-containing protein, which produces MAVNIDPQTYYDAAAKCGKVNSAVLSALSTLWNSLQDSGQMAGSYDKVARWAADYDENTADLLSTCASLSNALANFSNILNTAGNNWVYSNWKANPDPAKGAAPSQPFHVPQGIAFQNDISPPPSAFGGSAKGLDTSVPGLLDQIGYTVPNGDTDRVKSAADAWKKFAESPAVKNAQADIKAIITDIHSAKTDAPDIADVEAHLTTLSNGAAAIASVSVALSGSVGDHHTNLVAFRSDLDGHVSSLMKELFWIAAGTVAVIALTEILTVGLATLGPAEAEAAAGTTAGAAAIGAAATRIRNLWNICRLFQALEVGVGIAAAVNAAHPLDIQTSLDDIASLVAASVAGVFVAEMAKGGKQRVADSGIENEMRALIQSGAATGACEALAKLWDEADGDAKRRQRIKKTQKQYDCRHSSGGGGR; this is translated from the coding sequence GTGGCCGTCAACATCGATCCACAGACTTACTACGACGCCGCTGCCAAGTGCGGGAAGGTGAACAGTGCGGTCCTTTCCGCACTGTCGACGCTATGGAACTCGCTGCAGGATTCCGGGCAGATGGCGGGCAGTTATGACAAGGTGGCCCGTTGGGCTGCCGACTATGACGAGAACACAGCGGATCTTCTCAGCACCTGCGCGTCGTTGTCGAACGCTCTCGCCAATTTCTCCAACATTCTGAACACTGCGGGAAACAATTGGGTTTACTCGAACTGGAAGGCGAATCCGGACCCGGCGAAAGGCGCCGCGCCCTCGCAGCCCTTCCATGTTCCGCAGGGTATTGCGTTCCAAAACGACATCAGCCCGCCGCCGTCAGCTTTCGGCGGCTCCGCCAAAGGGCTTGATACCAGCGTGCCCGGCCTGTTGGATCAGATCGGATACACGGTGCCGAACGGCGACACCGATCGCGTGAAATCCGCCGCGGACGCTTGGAAGAAATTCGCCGAATCCCCGGCCGTCAAGAACGCGCAGGCTGATATCAAGGCGATCATCACCGACATCCACTCGGCCAAAACCGATGCACCGGATATTGCTGATGTTGAGGCCCACCTCACCACCTTGTCCAACGGCGCAGCCGCCATCGCGTCGGTATCGGTGGCTCTTTCCGGGTCGGTCGGTGATCATCACACGAATCTGGTGGCGTTCAGGTCGGACCTGGACGGTCACGTCAGCAGCTTGATGAAGGAGCTGTTCTGGATTGCGGCCGGCACGGTGGCCGTGATTGCCTTGACCGAGATCCTGACGGTGGGTCTGGCAACCCTGGGCCCCGCCGAAGCCGAGGCCGCCGCCGGGACTACCGCCGGGGCAGCTGCGATCGGCGCCGCTGCGACGCGGATTCGTAACCTATGGAACATCTGTAGATTGTTCCAGGCCCTCGAGGTCGGCGTGGGAATAGCCGCAGCCGTGAACGCTGCTCATCCTCTCGATATTCAAACATCGTTGGACGACATAGCATCACTTGTCGCCGCTAGTGTCGCCGGTGTTTTCGTCGCCGAAATGGCGAAGGGTGGAAAGCAGCGAGTGGCCGACTCGGGAATTGAGAACGAGATGCGTGCGCTGATTCAATCCGGTGCTGCCACCGGCGCTTGCGAGGCTCTAGCGAAGCTGTGGGACGAGGCAGACGGCGATGCCAAGCGGCGACAGCGGATCAAGAAAACGCAGAAGCAGTACGATTGCCGCCACTCCAGTGGCGGCGGTGGGCGATAG
- a CDS encoding IS481 family transposase, translating into MSHRNAPLTELGRLRLARCVVDEGWPLRRAAERFQVSATTASRWAGRYRLQGPAGMVDRSSRPHHSPRRTPTRTERRIIKVRVLRRWGPARIAYLLGLHPSTVHRVLTRYRLARLRWLDRATSQPVRRYEHDAPGDLIHIDVKKLGKIPDGGGWRKLGRSAGNRNSQAHKLTRVNNVHGNPMHGYHYLHTALDDHSRLAYTELLGDERKETAAAFWARANAWFTANGIITRKVLTDNGSCYRSRTFAEALGPVVHKRTRPYRPQTNGKVERFHRTLADEWAYARLYRSDVERCAAFTTWLHTYNHHRGHTALAGHPPASRVTNLSGQYS; encoded by the coding sequence GTGTCTCACCGTAATGCCCCGCTCACGGAGTTGGGCCGGTTGCGTCTTGCTCGTTGTGTCGTCGATGAAGGTTGGCCGCTCCGCCGGGCGGCCGAACGGTTCCAGGTCTCGGCCACCACCGCGTCGAGGTGGGCGGGTCGCTATCGCCTGCAGGGCCCGGCGGGCATGGTCGATCGGTCCTCGCGACCACATCACAGCCCGCGCCGGACACCGACTCGCACCGAACGCCGCATCATCAAAGTTCGTGTGCTGCGCCGATGGGGACCGGCCCGCATCGCCTACCTACTGGGCTTGCATCCCTCGACGGTGCACCGGGTCCTGACCCGCTACCGGCTGGCACGGCTGCGCTGGCTCGACCGCGCCACCAGCCAACCGGTACGCCGCTATGAACACGATGCCCCGGGCGATCTGATCCACATCGACGTCAAGAAACTCGGCAAGATCCCCGACGGCGGTGGCTGGCGCAAGCTCGGCCGTTCCGCTGGCAACCGAAATTCCCAGGCGCACAAGCTAACCAGGGTCAACAATGTTCACGGCAACCCGATGCACGGCTACCACTACCTGCACACTGCCCTCGATGATCATTCCCGGCTGGCCTATACCGAACTCCTCGGTGACGAGCGCAAGGAAACCGCCGCCGCGTTCTGGGCACGCGCCAACGCCTGGTTCACCGCCAACGGCATCATCACCCGAAAGGTGTTGACCGACAACGGGTCCTGCTACCGATCCCGCACCTTCGCCGAGGCCCTAGGGCCGGTGGTCCACAAACGCACCCGTCCCTACCGGCCCCAAACCAACGGCAAGGTCGAACGCTTCCACCGCACCCTGGCCGACGAGTGGGCCTATGCGCGGCTCTACCGCAGCGATGTTGAACGATGCGCAGCCTTCACCACCTGGCTCCACACCTACAATCACCACCGCGGCCACACCGCACTCGCAGGCCACCCGCCCGCTAGCCGCGTTACTAACCTCTCAGGTCAGTACAGCTAG
- a CDS encoding WXG100 family type VII secretion target: protein MSVVPDQVRDVGTYVFGLADALGAALDSAAREVESLTTSSWTGDAATGFNTGWNEVSDGGRQIISALTGLAEKLGVTAETYQRRDESNAGALSNSSLDLP from the coding sequence TTGTCAGTCGTTCCTGATCAAGTCCGTGACGTCGGTACCTACGTGTTCGGTCTCGCCGATGCTCTCGGAGCGGCGCTCGACTCCGCTGCTCGTGAGGTCGAATCCCTGACAACAAGCAGTTGGACCGGCGACGCGGCCACCGGTTTCAATACCGGGTGGAATGAAGTCAGCGACGGCGGCAGGCAGATCATCTCCGCCCTCACGGGACTGGCCGAGAAGCTCGGTGTCACGGCCGAAACCTACCAGCGCCGTGACGAATCCAATGCGGGTGCCCTATCCAACTCCAGCCTCGATCTGCCGTAA
- a CDS encoding AAA family ATPase yields the protein MSQRCAEFATELETLSTSFEARFGYPAGENKVRLADKADGDPTGQLTAVPIAAADLITFYGYVGEVVMSDVGNGYFIHPACPRHDVPVDKLLVLVNGLPGSGKSTLGRSLAATLGAQFLSKDVVKEALADCIDDMVVIPAIGGIAMDAVWALARATPTTIVIDSWWFKPRDLPFAEAGIEQTRADRAVEVWCNVPAEVARARYASRRRPALYQDQQHLVDDWQVWAEQAEPLGITPTLVVDTTQPIDCTALAQRIELAASPRRTS from the coding sequence TTGTCACAGCGGTGCGCCGAGTTCGCGACCGAATTGGAGACGTTGTCCACCTCGTTCGAGGCGAGGTTCGGCTACCCAGCGGGTGAGAACAAGGTTCGTCTCGCTGACAAGGCTGATGGGGATCCGACAGGTCAGCTGACTGCCGTTCCCATCGCCGCTGCCGACCTGATCACGTTCTACGGTTACGTGGGAGAGGTCGTGATGAGCGATGTCGGGAACGGCTACTTCATTCACCCCGCCTGCCCTCGTCATGATGTCCCGGTGGACAAACTTCTGGTGCTGGTCAACGGATTGCCGGGCTCGGGCAAATCGACGCTGGGCCGGTCATTGGCCGCAACGCTGGGGGCCCAGTTCCTGTCCAAGGACGTCGTGAAGGAGGCACTGGCCGACTGTATCGACGATATGGTCGTCATCCCCGCAATCGGCGGGATCGCCATGGACGCGGTGTGGGCACTCGCGCGGGCAACACCGACAACCATTGTCATCGACTCGTGGTGGTTCAAACCACGCGACTTGCCATTCGCCGAGGCAGGCATCGAACAGACGCGGGCCGACCGCGCTGTCGAGGTGTGGTGCAACGTCCCAGCCGAGGTAGCAAGGGCCCGCTATGCGAGCAGACGCCGTCCAGCCCTGTATCAGGACCAGCAGCACCTGGTCGACGACTGGCAGGTGTGGGCCGAGCAAGCCGAGCCACTCGGCATCACACCCACACTCGTAGTCGACACGACCCAACCAATCGACTGCACCGCTCTTGCCCAGCGAATCGAGCTCGCAGCAAGTCCACGCCGGACGAGCTGA
- a CDS encoding BTAD domain-containing putative transcriptional regulator — translation MARVQIGMLGPLEIRVDDGGLIEVPGARLRALLIALALEPGRVVPKATLVDWIWGEQPPSDAANALQALVSRLRRVLPDGSLDKQAGGYRLMVKPHAVDAVRFEQLLDQARGGDDAQRAQPLREALDLWRGSLMQDVDVRDNAAVDAVVARFEGLRLAALEDRYETEIRLGRGTELITELTELVARHPVRERLVTALMRALGAAGRGAEALIVYQSAREALADTLGVDPSPELSALHVALLRGEVGVREEDRRTNLRAELTSFVGKYADVAVVRELIADHRLTTLTGPGGSGKTRLALETARTLLDDLPDGAWVVELASVGASGDVAQSALAALGLRDALLGGAPNAEPMDRLIAAIRERETLLILDNCEHVIESAAAFAHRVLGECRRLRILATSREPLGITGEALWQVEPLALPTEDADPGEIESSPAIQLLWDRASAVHKDLTADARTLSTMARVCRALDGIPLAIELAAARLRTMSLDQLANRLDDRFRLLTGGSRTALPQHRTLRAVVDWSWELLTDAERMVLRRLAVFAGGASLEAAEQVCAGTGGGPEGQGAAVEQWEVLQLLTTLTEKSLLHTAGENGPRYRMLDTIKQYARDRLVEAGESDSARHAHLSYFTGLADTAEPHLRRAEQLEWLATLEVEHDNIAVAMRGALAAGDPTGALRLAAAAGWYWWLGGHKAEGLELITAAADAPGEVDDGTRATVYGLVVHFVSSGRNDEYQVEEWIHKAYQFSRGSRASHPTLAFVVALERMLQGPDEYLPAFESLLTDDDPWVRALARLQLGKLRIVLGHDGRDADAYLELALAEFRALGERWGMSFALTELANRIAMRGEFAGACEHLDQAIAVVTEVGAIEDVVRMRSRQAQLYWLLGNAETSAAAMAEAQRCADQVAWPNALAELALAKAELARWSGDTEQAYQQIDVATTLLGSDAEQVNMSAVIHDLLGYLASGLDEAREQHAAAFRAATTAGHAPLVAQILVGIADLALRDDQNEQAVRLLAASAGVRGLPDRSQPDVARIEQTARRRLGEARFTEATREGAQASWHELVASTLAC, via the coding sequence ATGGCCCGGGTGCAGATCGGGATGCTTGGACCGCTCGAGATCCGAGTAGATGACGGCGGATTGATAGAGGTACCGGGTGCTCGATTACGGGCGCTGTTGATCGCTCTTGCGCTCGAACCCGGTCGTGTGGTCCCGAAAGCGACGCTGGTCGACTGGATTTGGGGTGAGCAGCCGCCCTCCGATGCGGCGAACGCCTTGCAGGCACTGGTCTCCCGACTGCGGAGGGTGCTGCCGGACGGGTCGCTCGACAAGCAGGCGGGCGGATACCGGCTGATGGTGAAACCCCACGCTGTCGACGCCGTGCGGTTCGAACAGCTTCTCGACCAGGCCCGCGGCGGTGACGACGCGCAACGGGCCCAGCCGCTGCGTGAAGCCCTCGACCTCTGGCGCGGTTCGCTGATGCAAGACGTCGATGTGCGGGACAACGCGGCTGTCGACGCGGTGGTTGCCCGGTTCGAGGGGCTGCGCCTCGCCGCTCTGGAGGATCGATACGAAACGGAGATCCGCCTCGGCCGGGGTACGGAGCTGATCACCGAGCTGACCGAGCTGGTGGCCCGGCATCCGGTACGGGAACGGCTCGTCACCGCGCTGATGCGTGCGCTCGGCGCCGCGGGTCGTGGCGCCGAGGCACTGATCGTGTACCAAAGTGCGCGGGAGGCACTCGCCGACACGCTGGGCGTGGATCCCTCACCGGAGCTGTCCGCACTGCACGTTGCGCTGTTGCGCGGCGAAGTGGGAGTGCGGGAGGAAGACCGCAGGACGAACCTGCGGGCCGAGTTGACCAGTTTCGTCGGCAAATACGCCGACGTCGCCGTCGTGCGCGAACTCATCGCCGACCATCGGCTCACCACGTTGACCGGGCCCGGTGGCTCAGGGAAAACCCGGCTGGCCCTGGAAACCGCGCGGACCCTGCTCGACGACCTGCCGGACGGGGCCTGGGTGGTGGAACTGGCGTCCGTCGGCGCGAGTGGTGACGTGGCGCAATCGGCGCTCGCCGCGCTCGGGCTCCGGGATGCGCTGCTCGGCGGCGCACCGAATGCGGAACCGATGGACCGGCTCATCGCGGCGATCCGCGAGCGCGAAACGCTGTTGATCCTGGACAACTGTGAGCACGTGATCGAGTCCGCGGCGGCGTTCGCCCACCGGGTGCTCGGGGAGTGCCGGCGGCTGCGGATCCTTGCCACGAGCAGAGAACCGCTCGGCATCACGGGTGAGGCATTATGGCAGGTCGAGCCGCTGGCGTTGCCGACCGAGGACGCGGACCCCGGCGAGATCGAGTCCTCCCCGGCCATTCAGCTGTTGTGGGACCGGGCCAGTGCGGTGCACAAGGATCTCACGGCCGATGCCCGCACGCTGTCGACAATGGCGCGCGTCTGCCGGGCGCTCGACGGGATACCACTGGCGATCGAACTGGCCGCGGCCAGACTGCGCACCATGTCCCTCGATCAGCTCGCCAACCGTCTCGATGATCGGTTCCGCCTGCTGACCGGCGGCAGCCGTACCGCGCTGCCGCAGCACCGGACGTTGCGAGCGGTGGTCGACTGGAGCTGGGAGCTGCTCACCGACGCCGAACGGATGGTCCTGCGCAGGCTCGCGGTGTTCGCCGGCGGCGCGAGCCTGGAGGCGGCCGAGCAGGTCTGCGCGGGCACGGGGGGCGGGCCCGAAGGGCAGGGGGCGGCGGTAGAGCAGTGGGAGGTCCTCCAGCTGCTGACCACGCTGACCGAGAAATCGCTGCTGCACACCGCGGGGGAAAACGGGCCGCGCTATCGGATGCTCGACACGATCAAGCAGTACGCCCGGGACCGACTCGTGGAGGCGGGGGAATCGGATTCGGCGCGCCATGCGCATCTTTCGTACTTCACCGGACTCGCCGACACCGCGGAGCCGCATCTGCGCCGCGCCGAGCAGTTGGAGTGGCTCGCCACGCTCGAGGTCGAGCACGACAACATCGCGGTTGCGATGCGCGGCGCGCTCGCGGCCGGCGACCCGACCGGGGCGCTGCGGCTCGCGGCGGCCGCCGGCTGGTACTGGTGGCTCGGCGGGCACAAGGCCGAGGGCCTGGAACTGATCACCGCGGCCGCCGACGCGCCCGGCGAGGTGGACGACGGGACCCGCGCGACGGTGTACGGGCTGGTCGTGCATTTCGTGAGCTCCGGACGGAATGACGAGTACCAGGTGGAGGAATGGATTCACAAGGCGTACCAGTTCAGCCGGGGCAGTCGGGCCAGCCATCCGACATTGGCGTTCGTTGTCGCGCTGGAACGCATGTTGCAGGGGCCGGACGAGTATCTGCCCGCGTTCGAATCGCTGCTCACCGACGATGACCCCTGGGTGCGTGCACTGGCCCGGCTGCAGCTGGGCAAGTTGCGGATTGTGCTCGGCCACGACGGGCGGGATGCGGACGCGTATCTCGAGCTGGCGCTCGCCGAGTTCCGGGCCCTCGGCGAGCGCTGGGGGATGTCGTTCGCGCTGACCGAGCTGGCGAATCGAATCGCCATGCGCGGCGAGTTCGCCGGTGCGTGCGAGCACCTCGACCAGGCGATCGCGGTGGTCACCGAGGTCGGCGCGATCGAGGATGTGGTCCGGATGCGGTCGCGGCAGGCTCAGCTGTACTGGCTGCTGGGTAATGCGGAGACGAGCGCGGCCGCTATGGCCGAGGCGCAGCGCTGCGCGGATCAGGTCGCCTGGCCGAACGCACTGGCCGAACTGGCTCTGGCGAAGGCGGAGCTGGCCCGCTGGAGCGGTGATACCGAGCAGGCGTACCAGCAGATCGACGTCGCGACGACGCTGCTGGGCAGCGACGCGGAGCAGGTGAACATGAGTGCGGTGATACATGACCTGCTCGGCTATCTGGCAAGCGGTCTCGACGAAGCCCGGGAACAACATGCCGCGGCCTTCCGGGCAGCAACCACGGCGGGGCACGCGCCTCTTGTCGCTCAGATACTCGTCGGGATCGCTGACCTAGCGCTACGTGACGACCAAAACGAGCAGGCTGTGCGGCTGCTCGCGGCGAGTGCCGGAGTGCGCGGACTGCCCGATCGTTCCCAACCGGATGTGGCCCGGATCGAGCAGACAGCACGACGTCGCCTCGGTGAAGCGCGCTTCACCGAGGCGACGAGGGAGGGTGCACAAGCGAGCTGGCATGAGCTGGTCGCGTCTACGCTCGCTTGTTGA
- a CDS encoding DUF4097 family beta strand repeat-containing protein — MPAFATPEPITLTVEVLSAEVRVIASDRSDTVVEVRPADKSKTGDVRAAAHTRVDFTAGTLTVTAPKDWRTYTPFGGNPSIEVTIEVPTGSRLKATAAVGRLLGTGGLGECDLEIAAGDITVERPLGSVTAKAAKGDIRIDEASRGVLRLETSMGELEVGIRAGSAVRLETNTLHGTVQNVMGPVDRPRDTTDIVRVDARNSFGNIIIRHATAV; from the coding sequence ATGCCCGCATTCGCGACACCGGAACCGATCACCCTCACCGTCGAGGTGCTCTCCGCTGAGGTCCGGGTCATCGCCTCCGACCGTAGCGACACCGTCGTCGAGGTCCGGCCGGCCGATAAGTCCAAGACCGGTGACGTGCGCGCCGCAGCACACACCCGGGTCGATTTCACCGCCGGCACCCTGACGGTGACAGCACCGAAGGATTGGCGGACCTACACCCCGTTCGGTGGTAACCCGTCGATCGAGGTGACCATCGAGGTGCCCACCGGCTCCCGACTGAAGGCCACCGCCGCGGTGGGCCGACTGCTGGGCACCGGTGGACTCGGTGAGTGCGACCTGGAGATCGCCGCCGGCGACATCACCGTCGAACGCCCGCTCGGTTCGGTGACAGCGAAGGCCGCCAAGGGCGACATCCGTATCGACGAAGCCTCACGCGGTGTGCTGCGGCTGGAAACCTCCATGGGCGAGCTGGAGGTGGGTATCCGCGCGGGCAGTGCGGTGCGGCTGGAAACGAACACCCTGCACGGCACCGTGCAGAACGTGATGGGACCGGTCGACCGGCCGCGGGACACCACGGACATTGTGCGGGTGGACGCACGTAACTCGTTCGGCAACATCATCATCCGGCACGCCACCGCCGTTTAG
- a CDS encoding WXG100 family type VII secretion target, whose amino-acid sequence MTNPFAVDLDELEQIIARLSGLAAFIADHLDEIDNRIATLRGTGWEGIAAQAYSDAHQQWISGAREFAEGIRDMSDAAKSAHGAYSEAAEVNSKMMRGES is encoded by the coding sequence GTGACCAATCCTTTCGCCGTCGACCTCGACGAACTAGAGCAGATCATTGCCCGGCTGTCCGGGTTGGCCGCGTTTATCGCCGACCACCTGGATGAAATCGACAACCGGATCGCGACCCTGCGCGGCACGGGGTGGGAAGGTATTGCCGCACAGGCGTATTCGGATGCCCATCAGCAGTGGATTTCGGGTGCGCGGGAGTTCGCAGAAGGCATCCGCGACATGAGCGACGCGGCAAAGTCGGCCCACGGGGCGTATTCCGAAGCTGCGGAGGTTAACTCCAAGATGATGCGGGGCGAGTCGTAG
- a CDS encoding MspA family porin, translating into MNIKSVLATAITMIGITLASTPFANAGGMAPHEKTVTGPNGFQFTVGHTDEAFNPIAPLNGMPTNREVFLDDTFYGRVDAPGTGTLKAGYLVACAVDISVTVTLGARIGIDAGFHVGVNASGDSATSSMSTDLGPSLHAGAGIDLSIAQGKIEKFEVGTKEVPPGSTGYLISRDFHLLVHNCGGPLTIRSYTIIEAQSREINGRDAIYGDPIFL; encoded by the coding sequence ATGAACATCAAGTCGGTACTTGCCACCGCGATCACCATGATCGGGATCACCCTCGCATCAACACCATTCGCCAACGCGGGTGGAATGGCGCCACACGAGAAGACCGTCACCGGCCCCAACGGATTCCAATTCACCGTCGGTCACACCGACGAGGCCTTCAATCCGATCGCCCCACTCAACGGCATGCCGACCAACCGAGAAGTGTTCCTGGACGACACTTTCTACGGCCGTGTCGACGCCCCGGGGACAGGCACGTTGAAAGCGGGATATCTCGTCGCCTGTGCGGTCGACATCAGCGTGACCGTGACGCTGGGTGCCCGTATCGGCATCGACGCCGGATTCCACGTGGGGGTCAACGCAAGTGGTGATTCGGCGACCTCGAGCATGAGCACAGACCTTGGTCCGAGCCTGCATGCCGGCGCCGGCATCGATCTATCGATCGCCCAGGGAAAGATCGAGAAGTTCGAGGTGGGAACGAAGGAGGTGCCGCCGGGCAGTACGGGATACCTGATCAGCCGCGATTTCCACCTGCTCGTGCACAACTGCGGCGGGCCGCTCACCATCCGTTCCTACACGATCATCGAAGCACAATCGCGGGAGATCAACGGCCGCGACGCGATCTACGGCGACCCGATCTTCCTGTAG
- a CDS encoding cytochrome P450, whose protein sequence is MTHTVPIPNGLPLERNAGPFDPPREITRLREARPVSPMVFPDGHEGWLVTGYDAVRRLMADTRFSSRQDIGVVHVPYETPGMPVATEPSPQLPGLFIAMDPPDHTRLRRKLTGAFTVRRMKMLEEQIIDIAERQLDAMARLTPPVDLVKEFALPVPSLVICELLGVPYADRENFQVNSAKFLVKDQSLDEKMAAFGAMTTYLAELVTHKRAAPGEDILSDLARHDDLSIEELTGIAFLLLLAGHETTANMLALGTFALLEYPDQLAELRAEPELVPDAVEELMRYLSVADIFYRYATEDIELGGETIGKGSTVVVSLLAANHDPQRFDNPDTLDIHRKARGHLSFGHGVHQCLGQQLARIEMRAGFDGLLRRFPTLELAIPADEVKLKTDMNIYGVHELPVTWTETAR, encoded by the coding sequence ATGACTCACACGGTTCCCATCCCCAACGGCCTCCCCTTGGAGCGCAATGCGGGCCCCTTCGACCCGCCCCGCGAGATCACCCGGCTGCGCGAGGCTCGCCCTGTCAGTCCCATGGTCTTCCCCGACGGTCACGAAGGCTGGCTCGTCACCGGCTACGACGCGGTCCGCCGGCTCATGGCCGACACCCGGTTCAGCTCCCGCCAGGACATCGGCGTTGTCCACGTGCCGTACGAGACCCCCGGTATGCCCGTCGCCACCGAGCCGTCCCCGCAGCTGCCGGGCTTGTTCATCGCCATGGACCCGCCGGACCACACCCGGCTGCGACGCAAGCTCACCGGCGCTTTCACCGTAAGACGCATGAAAATGCTCGAAGAGCAGATCATCGACATCGCCGAGCGGCAACTGGACGCGATGGCGCGCCTTACCCCGCCGGTCGACCTGGTCAAGGAGTTCGCGCTGCCGGTGCCTTCGCTGGTGATCTGCGAACTGCTCGGTGTCCCCTACGCGGACCGGGAGAACTTCCAGGTCAACTCCGCCAAGTTCTTGGTCAAGGACCAGTCGCTCGACGAGAAGATGGCCGCGTTCGGCGCAATGACCACGTACCTGGCCGAACTGGTCACGCACAAGCGCGCCGCCCCTGGCGAAGACATACTGTCCGACCTGGCCCGCCATGACGACCTCAGCATCGAGGAGCTGACCGGCATCGCCTTCCTGCTGCTGCTCGCGGGCCATGAGACCACCGCCAACATGCTGGCACTGGGCACCTTCGCGCTCCTCGAGTACCCCGACCAGCTGGCCGAACTGCGCGCTGAACCGGAGCTGGTCCCCGATGCTGTCGAGGAACTCATGCGCTACCTGTCCGTTGCCGATATCTTCTATCGCTACGCCACGGAGGACATCGAACTCGGCGGTGAAACAATCGGCAAGGGATCGACTGTCGTTGTCTCATTGCTGGCCGCCAACCACGACCCCCAGCGCTTCGACAACCCCGACACCCTGGATATCCACCGCAAGGCCCGCGGTCACCTGTCCTTCGGCCACGGTGTCCATCAATGCCTCGGCCAGCAGCTGGCCCGCATCGAGATGCGCGCCGGTTTCGACGGACTGCTGCGTCGCTTCCCGACCCTCGAGCTCGCCATTCCCGCCGACGAGGTCAAACTCAAGACCGACATGAATATCTACGGCGTCCACGAACTGCCGGTCACCTGGACGGAAACGGCCCGGTAG